A window of the Cannabis sativa cultivar Pink pepper isolate KNU-18-1 chromosome X, ASM2916894v1, whole genome shotgun sequence genome harbors these coding sequences:
- the LOC115715597 gene encoding uncharacterized protein LOC115715597, translated as MEDDVWKMLWKIKAPPKVLHFVWKALSGCLPTRTQLSSKHVPVELHCVLCSYGNESIFHVLVQCPFAHSCWLRSALGVGHHSTTNNFFDWFMEVLVVGNMGLVEEAVMVGWAIWKAQNDTLWNGRSCSAADVIWLARTTLRQWTSAQSKRLGSVSLAANHADTKDYWSKPAAGQLKINVDGAVFEDTNEIGTGFVARHCDGHVMEAFSTISSVSMPSIFGLFVKDCQIILSSLSNVFIGHVKRSANKATHCMTCGACYWSGLLCFESDISLAFQSSVLAHVSV; from the exons ATGGAGGATGATGTTTGGAAGATGTTGTGGAAGATTAAAGCTCCTCCTAAGGTTTTACATTTTGTTTGGAAAGCTCTTTCAGGTTGTTTGCCTACGCGTACTCAACTTTCTAGTAAACATGTTCCGGTGGAGTTACATTGTGTGTTGTGCAGTTATGGGAACGAGTCAATTTTCCATGTTTTGGTTCAATGCCCCTTTGCTCATTCATGTTGGCTCCGATCTGCGTTAGGTGTTGGCCACCACTCCACAACAAACAATTTTTTTGACTGGTTTATGGAAGTGTTGGTAGTGGGCAATATGGGGTTGGTGGAAGAAGCCGTCATGGTTGGTTGGGCAATTTGGAAGGCTCAGAATGATACGCTTTGGAATGGTAGAAGCTGTAGTGCTGCTGATGTTATTTGGTTGGCTCGTACCACTCTTCGACAATGGACGAGTGCTCAGTCTAAGCGGCTGGGCTCAGTGTCTCTGGCTGCCAATCACGCTGATACAAAAGATTACTGGTCCAAACCGGCTGCTGGtcagttaaaaattaatgtggATGGGGCGGTTTTTGAAGACACAAATGAGATAGGCACGGGTTTTGTAGCACGCCACTGTGATGGTCATGTAATGGAGGCGTTTTCAACTATTTCTTCT GTATCTATGCCTTCTatttttggtttatttgttaaagaTTGTCAAATTATTTTATCTTCTTTAAGTAATGTTTTTATTGGTCATGTTAAACGGTCTGCTAACAAAGCCACGCACTGTATGACATGTGGTGCTTGTTATTGGTCAGGTCTTCTCTGTTTTGAGAGTGATATTTCCCTTGCCTTTCAGTCTTCTGTATTAGCGCACGTTTCtgtctaa